One genomic window of Daphnia pulex isolate KAP4 chromosome 12, ASM2113471v1 includes the following:
- the LOC124208771 gene encoding chaoptin-like, with product MLPRRMYCREVTNTGHSIMVIASLLVTCAIFVGATTGILEDETKNLQPCPFNLLCRCSRGGPEVGLIYCEDIPLANVPVGINNTKAFALNLRRNGLRRVEENAFHRTGLWRIDIRNNHLYSVPEMAFAGLERSLGELYLPFNRLQRVPQKALQNLEKLKVLDLGANLIVEVNREDFSGVEDSLQHLSLADNYLVTLQLESFTGFQRLERLDLRGNSILTVAPLGSSGTLKLSHLNLADNALEHIPFISLAQMRSLNTINLANNRISTTFDVFFQGRISIDTLILDNNMIGNLPPFAFQNFNLINKTSLNGNLIREIAEDAFKDAKIRDLSLSDCSVHGVDARSFRGLESSLQRLDLSYNNLSTLPENLLDKFDFLKALILNDNPLTFKAEEVLSGFRYTLQTINLVGEKMGQIPVKQMNDIRNLRSLGLSSLNDRVSIGDFEGFGAALEHLSLSKNKLKTISSNSFRHVPGLKVLDLSENRISQIEADAFADVGTSLTHLHLTNGIGVGTLSSDPFKKLIALQSIDLSNNRITNLPDDFFHSMKEIRSINLQDNSIEKVPQQMFDNEHTPNLVNISLNFNFINAIEAQTFSDLPHLKILNLEDNKINRIAKGAFQNIESLEYISLEGNMINTIEAEAFHNLPKLETLNLGHNNLEKLSFDWLDQVGTLSAIKLDVSHNLIQQLSSNRTGWSSYSSIRSLDLGYNNISFISRNYFEPIRSSLTHLVLQHNQLRNISRDVYSDMQHLLWLDISDNNIQLVDSDAFANAKSLQVLLLDHNDISEIYQDMLSRSSTLRVINISHNRLRFLPDTLFKDTQLEILDVSHNQISKIPDGCLSRIATTLRHLDASHNEITSITPDQLKKLTDLVYLDLSNNAISTLSEKTFSSLNRLSYLDLSSNPIQTVADHIFDNLLQSLVHLNLADIGSINLGDFHLPELLSLNISYNTVENLPSDFFTRYANLKDFDISYCQLTVLPESPWSTASKLRSLNLSGNNLTVMANGTLASMKSLEYLNIKNLPLHTFEEGSLFQMTNLRHLAIGTYERVKGMDIPKLLDFNHAIKHLEIDVEAGTFENQLRGKLPFKLGNITISGNKLKTIGGNALKDIQGKSLTLTLRDNSVTELSRALFQNLGNVRWLQLDIRHNKLSSVAEPSTTIHPGTSGSVFLTQLHMADNPWSCDCSVGWVEFWMRKWRQSMCKDRCSSYQTIIRDLRAASCRNKGEKPFITVLKNDLECGWSSSSTVTSSWFQWTLVVAFGMAFVQQLKSF from the exons ATGCTCCCCAGACGAATGTACTGCAGGGAAGTGACCAACACTGGTCATTCCATCATGGTAATCGCTTCGCTACTGGTCACTTGTGCCATCTTCGTGGGGGCTACCACCGGCATCCTAGAAGATGAGACGAAGAATCTGCAGCCCTGCCCGTTCAACTTGCTGTGTCGATGCTCGAGAGGAGGACCTGAAGTAGGATTGATTTATTGTGAGGATATTCCTTTGGCCAACGTCCCGGTGGGAATCAACAACACCAAAGCTTTCGCCCTCAATCTCAGACGCAATGGGCTTCGCAGAGTAGAAGAAAATGCATTCCATCGAACAG GCTTGTGGCGGATAGATATTCGCAATAATCATTTGTACAGTGTCCCGGAGATGGCTTTTGCCGGTCTCGAACGTTCACTGGGAGAACTGTACTTGCCATTCAACCGCTTGCAACGCGTGCCGCAAAAGGCTTTACAGAACTTGGAGAAATTGAAAGTACTGGATCTTGGGGCCAATCTCATCGTCGAAGTGAATCGCGAAGATTTTTCTGGCGTAGAAGATTCACTCCAGCATTTGTCACTGGCCGATAATTATCTGGTTACACTGCAGCTGGAGTCCTTCACCGGCTTTCAGCGGCTCGAACGTCTCGACTTACGCGGAAATAGCATTCTCACTGTTGCTCCACTCGGTAGTAGTGGCACCTTAAAGCTCTCTCATCTCAATCTAGCCGACAATGCTCTCGAGCATATTCCTTTCATCAGTTTGGCACAGATGAGATCCCTTAATACCATCAATCTTGCCAACAATCGCATCAGCACCACATTCGACGTCTTCTTCCAAGGTCGCATCTCCATCGACACACTTATTCTTGACAACAACATGATCGGCAACTTACCTCCGTTCGcgtttcaaaatttcaatctcaTTAACAAGACTTCGCTTAACGGCAACTTGATCAGAGAAATTGCAGAGGATGCCTTCAAAGATGCCAAAATTCGAGACTTGAGTCTTAGTGACTGCTCCGTTCACGGCGTCGACGCGAGATCCTTCCGTGGGCTAGAATCTTCATTGCAGCGACTCGATCTGAGTTACAACAACCTAAGCACACTGCCCGAAAACTTACTCGACAAATTCGACTTTTTGAAAGCGCTCATTTTGAATGACAATCCGCTTACTTTCAAAGCTGAGGAAGTTCTCAGCGGATTTCGTTACACCTTGCAAACAATCAATctggttggagaaaaaatGGGTCAGATACCCGTCAAGCAAATGAACGACATCCGCAACTTACGGTCGCTGGGTTTGAGTTCGTTGAATGACCGCGTCTCCATTGGTGACTTTGAAGGCTTCGGCGCTGCCCTAGAACATTTGAGTTTGTCGAAAAACAAACTGAAGACTATTTCGTCTAATTCTTTCCGACACGTACCAGGTCTCAAGGTTTTAGATCTGTCCGAAAATCGCATTTCTCAGATCGAAGCGGACGCTTTTGCAGATGTGGGGACATCTCTCACTCATCTCCATTTGACGAATGGTATCGGAGTTGGAACTTTGTCATCAGATCCGTTCAAAAAACTCATCGCTCTTCAGTCAATCGATCTTAGCAACAATCGCATTACTAATCTGCCGGACGACTTTTTCCATTCCATGAAAGAAATTCGATCCATCAACCTGCAAGATAACTCAATAGAGAAAGTTCCACAACAAATGTTCGATAATGAGCATACACCAAACTTGGTTAACATCTCCTTGAACTTTAATTTTATCAACGCTATTGAAGCGCAAACATTTTCTGACTTGCcgcatttgaaaattttgaatcttGAAGACAATAAGATCAACCGCATTGCCAAGGGAGCATTTCAAAATATCGAAAGTCTGGAGTACATTTCACTAGAAGGAAATATGATTAACACTATCGAAGCAGAAGCTTTTCACAATTTGCCCAAGTTAGAAACCCTCAATCTCGGTCATAACAACTTGGAAAAGTTGTCATTTGACTGGTTGGATCAGGTTGGCACATTGTCTGCTATCAAACTTGATGTCAGTCACAATCTTATTCAGCAGCTGTCTTCGAATCGGACAGGATGGTCGTCATATTCTAGCATCCGTTCCCTGGATTTGGGTTATAATAACATATCTTTCATTTCCCGCAATTACTTTGAGCCTATCCGCAGCTCATTGACTCACTTAGTCCTGCAGCACAATCAACTTCGAAATATTTCCAGagat GTATATAGTGATATGCAGCATTTACTATGGCTGGATATCTCAGACAACAATATCCAACTG GTTGATTCAGATGCTTTTGCTAATGCAAAGAGTCTCCAAGTACTTTTACTTGACCACAATGATATTAGTGAAATATATCAAGACATGTTGAGTCGTTCATCGACGCTTCGTGTTATCAATATTTCACACAATAGGCTCCGATTTTTGCCCGACACACTGTTTAAAGATACTCAGCTGGAAATCCTCGATGTCTCACATAATCAGATAAGCAAAATCCCTGACGGATGTCTCAGTCGCATCGCTACTACTCTCCGACACCTTGATGCTTCTCATAATGAAATCACCTCAATCACCCCAGATCAG ttGAAGAAATTAACTGACCTAGTATATTTGGACCTTTCCAACAACGCGATTTCAACATTGAGCGAGAAAACCTTTTCTTCACTGAACCGGTTATCTTATCTGGATTTAAGCAGCAATCCCATTCAAACAGTTGCCGATCACATATTCGATAACCTCCTTCAATCATTGGTGCATCTTAACTTGGCAGATATAGGAAGTATAAATCTCGGTGATTTCCATCTACCGGAGTTACTTTCACTCAACATTTCTTACAATAC GGTGGAGAATTTGCCCTCAGATTTCTTTACTCGATACGCCAATCTCAAAGATTTTGACATAAGCTATTGCCAGCTAACAGTACTGCCAGAATCGCCATGGTCCACAGCGTCAAAACTAAGATCACTCAATCTAAGTGGTAACAATTTAACAGTTATGGCAAATGGAACACTAGCGAGCATGAAAAGTCTGGAATATTTGAACATTAAAAATCTTCCACTGCATACATTTGAG gaGGGAAGCCTTTTCCAGATGACCAATCTTCGGCACTTGGCAATTGGGACATATGAGAGAGTCAAGGGCATGGATATTCCTAAACTTTTGGATTTCAACCATGCCATCAAGCATCTTGAAATCGAT GTTGAAGCTGGAACATTCGAAAATCAGTTAAGAGGAAAGTTACCATTTAAACTAGGTAATATTACAATCAGTGgcaataaattaaaaaccatTGGAGGCAACGCTCTTAAG GATATTCAAGGCAAATCGTTGACTCTTACATTGCGAGATAACAGTGTAACAGAATTGAGTAGGGCACTTTTCCAAAATCTTGGCAATGTTCGTTGGCTCCAACTCGACATACGCCATAATAAATTATCATCTGTGGCAGAGCCATCAACCACTATTCATCCCGGAACCAGCGGTTCAGTTTTCCTAACTCAATTACATATGGCGGACAACCCTTGGAGCTGTGACTGCAGCGTAGg ATGGGTGGAATTTTGGATGCGCAAATGGCGTCAATCAATGTGTAAAGATCGATGCAGCAGCTATCAAACCATTATCAGAGATCTCCGTGCAGCAAGTTGCCGCAACAAAGGTGAAAAACCTTTCATAACAGTACTGAAAAACGATTTGGAATGTGGCTGGTCCTCCTCAAGCACTGTTACCAGCAGTTGGTTCCAATGGACCCTTGTTGTCGCCTTTGGCATGGCATTCGTTCAACAACTAAAATCTTTTTAG
- the LOC124208772 gene encoding uncharacterized protein LOC124208772 codes for MEVSVAFILFFSFPLLSTSFRLSDGEKLNEVSNAFPHRASERVLQLSDFESGTMSPWIDESAADARWNIEDLSTPFDPTQPAPTPPSGTKYLRVNRPTDTSGQAVLRSEQFTVDPGDQLRLSFWIRSDPTQVNNIQVYWSNNGIQERILSLVEYSTPTNFEWRSISVLIPATQSAQTRISIYGFCNSGNSDAVAIDNLVVESSDQTVTPPLSTQSTGSTSSSSTTPLPGSCPSNLGSESVRCETLNGKCYCFSLYKVDSWYIGDSYCRSNGATLLGLETQTEISLIDNYITSASSGLDKYAYWTSGQWGGTGYVWTGSNQPFTATNWYPGQPDDMATGYCVRLFYGTDYAGRWSDIICSGEGYTPFYFICEL; via the exons ATGGAAGTGTCGGTGgcattcattttatttttttcatttcccctACTGTCGACTTCTTTCCGATTAAGTGATGgagaaaagttgaatgaagTTTCCAACGCATTTCCACATCGTGCAAGCGAACGCGTACTCCAGCTGAGTGATTTTGAATCAG GAACCATGTCACCATGGATAGATGAATCAGCAGCTGATGCAAGATGGAATATAGAAGATTTGAGTACGCCCTTTGATCCCACGCAACCTGCTCCTACACCACCATCGGGTACAAAATACCTCCGCGTTAACCGTCCGACTGACACTTCtg GTCAAGCTGTTTTACGATCAGAACAATTCACTGTTGATCCGGGAGATCAGCTTCGTCTATCCTTCTGGATACGATCAG ATCCAACTCAAGTTAACAATATTCAA GTCTATTGGTCAAATAACGGTATTCAAGAGAGGATATTAAGTTTGGTAGAATATTCAACACCAACCAACTTTGAATGGCGTAGTATATCTGTTTTGATTCCAGCCACTCAATCCGCTCAAACGAGA ATTTCGATATATGGGTTCTGTAATTCTGGCAATTCGGACGCTGTGGCAATCGATAATCTCGTTGTCGAATCATCAG atcaAACGGTAACCCCACCGTTGTCAACACAAAGCACCggttccacttcttcttcatcaacgACTCCGCTTCCAG GCTCTTGTCCCTCGAACCTCGGCTCGGAATCAGTCAGGTGTGAAACATTGAACGGAAAGTGTTACTGTTTCTCGCTTTACAAG GTTGACAGTTGGTATATTGGCGATTCGTATTGTCGAAGCAACGGAGCAACTTTACTCGGTTTAGAAACACAGACAGAAATTTCACTCATTGACAACTATATTACGAGTGCAAGTTCTG GTCTAGATAAATATGCTTACTGGACTTCAGGGCAATGGGGAGGAACCGGTTACGTATGGACTGGATCTAACCAACCCTTTACTGCCAC GAACTGGTATCCTGGTCAG cctGATGACATGGCCACTGGTTACTGCGTCAg atTGTTTTATGGGACCGACTATGCTGGACGTTGGAGTGACATCATTTGTAGTGGCGAAGGCTATACccctttctattttatttgtgaaCTGTAA